A part of Methanobrevibacter sp. genomic DNA contains:
- a CDS encoding methanogenesis marker 12 protein, producing the protein MVFIGMDHGTTGISFCIMSDEGKVLDVFKIGREESKQGLVSATEELEKRVDLDSIKMMAITYAMGDGINKILPTDKVEDRGILSINGAGKVTGGGTSVFSQLEQLDIDSVMIPGLHKDSTSLNELFRAAYSHQASPEKVSISYNAVKETGWSNFIVADISSNSVDILIEDGKIKGAMDACVGAMGVVHGPLDLEMIRDIDENNASANGCFSHAGAIKIAEIDGKVANMKNQLLENYKNGDEKAKLAIDTLIMTVAMEIAGLAVVCENEIEGIVLTGSIGSATEPFNFEHEINKYFKNKYDLKVISKESGAIGAAQIAMDVYNGKKEILGIEVDI; encoded by the coding sequence GTGGTATTTATTGGCATGGACCATGGAACTACTGGAATCTCTTTTTGCATAATGTCTGATGAAGGTAAAGTTCTTGATGTTTTTAAGATAGGAAGGGAAGAGAGTAAACAGGGTTTGGTTTCTGCAACTGAAGAACTGGAAAAACGTGTAGATTTAGACTCTATAAAAATGATGGCTATTACCTATGCTATGGGCGATGGCATAAATAAAATCCTACCGACCGATAAGGTTGAGGATAGGGGAATTCTATCTATTAATGGTGCCGGTAAGGTCACTGGTGGCGGAACATCAGTTTTCTCACAACTGGAACAACTTGATATAGATTCTGTAATGATTCCTGGCCTTCATAAGGATTCTACATCTTTAAATGAATTATTCAGGGCAGCTTATTCTCATCAAGCAAGCCCTGAAAAAGTAAGTATTTCCTATAATGCAGTTAAGGAAACCGGATGGTCTAATTTTATTGTAGCAGATATTTCATCAAATAGCGTGGATATTCTAATAGAGGATGGAAAAATCAAAGGTGCTATGGATGCGTGTGTTGGAGCGATGGGTGTTGTTCATGGACCTTTAGATTTAGAAATGATTAGGGATATCGATGAAAATAACGCTTCAGCAAACGGATGTTTTTCACATGCGGGTGCAATAAAGATAGCTGAAATTGATGGAAAGGTAGCTAATATGAAAAATCAGCTTTTGGAAAACTATAAAAATGGTGATGAAAAAGCAAAATTAGCTATCGACACTTTAATAATGACTGTAGCCATGGAAATAGCAGGGCTTGCTGTTGTATGTGAAAATGAAATTGAAGGCATAGTTTTGACAGGTTCCATTGGATCTGCAACCGAACCATTTAATTTTGAACATGAAATTAATAAATATTTCAAAAATAAATATGATTTGAAGGTTATTTCAAAAGAATCTGGAGCTATCGGTGCAGCTCAAATAGCGATGGACGTTTACAATGGTAAAAAAGAGATTTTAGGTATAGAAGTGGATATCTAA
- a CDS encoding restriction endonuclease, with product MEKPQLINFIAKVMEDSGFKVYKNFKTSQKVIDIYAILPTTIGDFGVVVACKNYDKDFEIGVDVLKEMEDVQQSIKASKVTIVSSSYFSNQAKNYALRKNIKLVDRDDLLELAKRYQDKTSQTTLDNTPYDGGASAYIEEEYPEYEYDASDMEYFMQRRDANPNVYKNTLYRQIDEPRSSSVLSFLNRNKSSRGSGLSQTNLYNYNSPSRRLDYDSLLFRLIENPIALIIMVVIISYLLAFIFGNLLGVDAGICGLIEMIVALLLSYGLSLYTVRNSDFIVKGTFVFFISLVILIILIFV from the coding sequence TTGGAAAAACCACAATTGATAAATTTTATAGCAAAGGTAATGGAGGACTCTGGTTTCAAAGTTTACAAAAATTTTAAAACCTCTCAGAAAGTCATTGATATATATGCTATATTACCGACAACAATAGGGGACTTTGGAGTTGTTGTAGCCTGTAAAAATTATGATAAGGACTTTGAAATTGGTGTTGATGTTTTAAAAGAAATGGAAGATGTTCAACAAAGCATAAAAGCATCTAAGGTAACAATTGTGTCTTCATCTTATTTTTCTAATCAGGCAAAAAATTATGCGCTTAGGAAAAACATTAAACTAGTTGACAGGGATGATTTACTTGAGCTTGCCAAACGTTATCAGGACAAGACTTCTCAAACTACTTTAGATAACACTCCTTATGATGGTGGAGCATCAGCCTATATTGAAGAAGAATATCCGGAATACGAATATGACGCTTCAGATATGGAATATTTTATGCAGAGAAGGGATGCAAATCCGAATGTTTACAAGAACACCTTATATAGGCAGATTGATGAACCTAGATCCAGTTCCGTATTATCTTTTTTAAATAGAAATAAATCTTCAAGAGGCAGTGGCTTGTCTCAGACAAATTTATACAACTATAATTCTCCAAGCCGACGCTTAGATTATGACTCATTATTGTTCAGACTAATTGAAAATCCAATTGCTCTGATTATCATGGTTGTAATTATTTCTTATCTGCTTGCATTTATATTTGGCAATTTATTAGGTGTGGATGCAGGCATTTGTGGACTAATTGAGATGATTGTCGCATTGCTATTGTCTTATGGTCTATCATTGTACACAGTTAGAAATAGTGATTTCATAGTAAAAGGAACATTTGTTTTCTTCATTTCATTAGTTATTCTGATTATATTAATTTTCGTTTAA
- a CDS encoding carbonic anhydrase encodes MTILENVLEDNKKFVENFEGEEMSHHAAKKLAILTCMDCRLIDFFEPALGLERGDAKIVRNAGNSIVGEDAIRSIGAALYNLGCEEVLVVGHTECGMAGADAEALKEKMIARGIAEEDIAKYDLAEWIGGFEDEEENVKNVVDKIKNHPLIPDVPVHGLIIDIVTGELKVLVDGY; translated from the coding sequence ATGACTATATTAGAAAATGTTTTAGAAGACAATAAGAAATTTGTAGAAAACTTTGAAGGCGAAGAAATGTCTCACCATGCAGCTAAAAAATTAGCTATTTTGACTTGTATGGACTGTAGATTGATTGATTTCTTTGAACCTGCATTAGGCCTTGAAAGAGGAGATGCAAAAATCGTCAGAAATGCAGGAAACTCAATTGTTGGTGAAGATGCAATCAGGTCAATTGGTGCAGCTTTATACAATTTAGGTTGTGAAGAAGTTTTAGTTGTAGGACACACAGAATGTGGTATGGCTGGTGCAGATGCTGAAGCTTTAAAAGAAAAAATGATTGCAAGAGGCATTGCAGAAGAAGACATTGCTAAATATGATTTGGCAGAGTGGATTGGCGGGTTCGAAGATGAAGAAGAAAATGTCAAAAATGTTGTGGATAAAATCAAAAACCACCCATTAATTCCAGACGTACCGGTTCATGGTCTTATAATTGATATTGTAACTGGTGAGTTGAAAGTTTTAGTTGATGGTTACTAA
- a CDS encoding zinc ribbon domain-containing protein, whose product MFCYKCGEENPDEAKFCKNCGALLKKEETVKKAEYIETPPINQHANNNYQNTQTKTTTTPKKNGSGEWIACCICLFAIFIIFAIVGLH is encoded by the coding sequence ATGTTTTGTTACAAATGTGGTGAAGAAAATCCGGATGAAGCTAAATTCTGTAAAAACTGTGGAGCCTTATTAAAAAAAGAAGAAACAGTTAAAAAAGCGGAATATATTGAAACACCGCCAATCAATCAACATGCAAACAATAATTATCAGAATACGCAAACTAAAACAACAACTACACCTAAAAAGAATGGCAGTGGTGAATGGATAGCCTGCTGTATTTGCCTATTTGCAATTTTTATAATATTTGCAATAGTTGGATTACATTAG
- a CDS encoding acetolactate synthase large subunit: MRGGEAIIESLKNMGVKTIFGYPGGQTIPFYDMLYDADMNHILVRHEQCAAHAADGYARASGRVGVCLATSGPGATNLVTGIATAYMDSSPIVAITGQVPTHLIGNDAFQEADIIGITMPITKHSFQPKNPDLIPSMVKSSFEIASSGRPGPVLIDVPKEVQEGELTEFDDSLISTPGYNPNVKGNIRQIKKARDLIKEAKRPVILAGAGVIISNACCELKKLSETIDAPVMTSLLGKGAIDETSDLALGMLGMHGRKVSNDYINESDLLIAVGIRFSDRTTGRIDSFVPDTKVIHIDIDPAEIGKNVDVDLPIVGDAKNVLSSLNKTLKGHEISDDVKSWADMIKQKKQELMPRVTYDDVPLKPQTVIKEISEVLTPESILTTDVGQNQMWAAHFYDTQKPRKFISSGGLGTMGFGFPSAIGAKVACPDDPVVSINGDGGFLMVCQELATIYDYDIPIIAVVLENRTLGMVYQWQTLLYGGRHSETEFKDSPDFVKLAESFGINAARITKPGETKEALASAIKDNESILLNVVIDSEETLPMLPPGAGINGMIGEYKLERDVI, encoded by the coding sequence ATGAGAGGTGGAGAAGCGATAATAGAATCCCTCAAAAATATGGGGGTAAAGACAATATTTGGTTATCCTGGCGGACAAACCATACCCTTCTATGACATGTTATATGATGCAGACATGAATCATATATTAGTTAGACACGAACAATGCGCAGCTCATGCAGCTGACGGATATGCAAGAGCTTCTGGTCGTGTGGGGGTGTGCTTGGCAACTTCAGGTCCTGGAGCAACCAATTTAGTCACTGGTATAGCGACTGCATATATGGACTCTTCTCCAATTGTAGCTATTACTGGACAAGTTCCTACTCATTTAATTGGAAATGACGCATTCCAAGAAGCGGACATTATTGGAATTACAATGCCTATTACAAAACATAGTTTCCAACCTAAAAATCCGGATTTAATACCTTCAATGGTTAAATCTTCTTTTGAGATAGCTTCCAGTGGAAGGCCAGGTCCAGTATTAATTGATGTTCCAAAAGAGGTTCAGGAAGGAGAGCTTACAGAATTCGATGATTCTTTAATTAGCACTCCTGGTTATAACCCAAATGTTAAGGGAAATATTAGACAGATTAAAAAAGCTCGTGATTTAATTAAAGAAGCTAAAAGGCCTGTAATATTGGCAGGAGCAGGTGTTATTATATCTAACGCTTGCTGCGAATTGAAAAAGCTTTCAGAAACTATTGATGCTCCTGTTATGACTTCACTTCTAGGTAAGGGTGCTATTGATGAGACTAGTGATTTAGCATTAGGAATGCTTGGCATGCATGGTAGAAAGGTTTCTAATGACTACATTAATGAATCTGATTTATTAATAGCTGTCGGCATAAGGTTTTCAGATAGAACAACTGGTAGGATAGATAGTTTTGTTCCGGATACAAAAGTTATTCATATTGATATAGACCCGGCGGAAATTGGTAAAAATGTAGATGTGGATCTGCCAATTGTTGGAGATGCCAAAAATGTTTTATCTTCTTTAAATAAAACTTTGAAAGGTCATGAAATTTCTGATGACGTGAAGTCATGGGCTGACATGATTAAGCAGAAAAAGCAAGAGTTAATGCCTCGTGTCACTTATGATGATGTTCCATTAAAACCACAAACAGTTATTAAGGAGATTTCAGAAGTCTTGACTCCCGAATCAATATTAACAACTGATGTAGGTCAAAATCAAATGTGGGCAGCACATTTCTATGATACTCAAAAACCACGCAAATTTATATCTTCAGGGGGACTTGGAACTATGGGATTCGGATTCCCATCTGCTATCGGCGCTAAAGTTGCCTGTCCTGATGACCCTGTTGTATCTATTAATGGTGATGGTGGATTTTTAATGGTTTGTCAAGAACTTGCGACCATTTATGATTATGACATACCTATTATTGCAGTAGTTTTAGAGAATAGAACTTTGGGAATGGTATATCAATGGCAAACATTATTATATGGTGGAAGGCACTCCGAAACTGAATTTAAAGATAGTCCTGATTTTGTTAAATTAGCTGAAAGTTTTGGAATTAATGCAGCTAGAATTACTAAACCTGGTGAAACTAAGGAGGCCTTAGCTTCAGCAATTAAGGACAATGAATCAATTTTATTAAATGTTGTGATTGATTCCGAAGAAACTCTACCTATGCTTCCGCCAGGAGCCGGAATTAATGGGATGATTGGTGAATATAAGTTGGAAAGGGATGTGATTTAA
- a CDS encoding LSM domain-containing protein — protein MSFEKDNVNKLFAQFKNKYVSVDLRDNNRSEGKVVAIDNYLNLVLENENGLETIKGGNVVFVSLKEDK, from the coding sequence ATGAGTTTTGAAAAAGATAATGTGAACAAACTTTTTGCACAATTTAAAAACAAGTATGTTAGTGTTGATTTAAGGGATAATAATAGAAGCGAAGGAAAAGTCGTTGCTATTGATAATTATCTAAATCTAGTCCTTGAAAATGAAAACGGATTGGAAACCATTAAAGGCGGAAATGTTGTATTTGTTAGCCTAAAAGAAGATAAATAG
- the surE gene encoding 5'/3'-nucleotidase SurE — protein MKALISNDDGITASGILAAKKAVDKLCDTYVVAPELQQSGIGHALTLYEPLRVNPCTLRDGSKGYGVSGTPTDAVTIGLFEILDEKPDLMISGINTGYNLGQAELTTSGTLGAAIEAASFGIPTIAISQEVTRDDIKFENGHVQIDFDFAGMMLKKLSKIILKKGLPEGIDLLNVNIPANPIDEEFEVVKLGKRMYTPVIDKRMDPRGKPYYWIGGEPYEFDEPGSDGYELRRSQKTTITPLKIDLTSDMSLLKEWLG, from the coding sequence ATGAAAGCGTTAATAAGTAATGATGATGGAATAACCGCCTCAGGAATATTGGCTGCAAAAAAAGCGGTCGATAAATTATGTGATACATATGTTGTTGCCCCTGAACTGCAACAAAGCGGAATTGGGCATGCATTAACATTATACGAACCGTTAAGAGTTAATCCTTGTACACTAAGAGATGGAAGTAAAGGATATGGAGTGAGTGGAACCCCAACTGATGCCGTGACAATCGGGCTATTTGAAATACTTGACGAAAAACCAGATTTAATGATTTCAGGAATTAACACCGGTTATAATTTAGGACAAGCAGAATTAACTACATCAGGAACTCTTGGAGCCGCTATTGAAGCTGCAAGTTTTGGCATTCCCACAATTGCAATTTCTCAAGAAGTAACAAGAGACGACATCAAATTCGAAAACGGGCACGTGCAAATTGACTTTGATTTTGCAGGAATGATGCTTAAAAAATTATCTAAAATAATATTGAAAAAAGGTTTACCTGAAGGAATTGACTTATTAAATGTAAATATTCCAGCGAACCCTATTGATGAAGAATTTGAAGTTGTAAAACTTGGAAAACGAATGTATACTCCAGTAATTGATAAACGAATGGACCCCCGTGGAAAACCATATTACTGGATTGGCGGTGAACCATACGAATTCGATGAGCCTGGAAGTGATGGTTATGAATTACGTAGATCTCAAAAAACTACAATAACACCACTTAAAATTGATTTAACTAGTGATATGAGTCTATTAAAAGAATGGTTAGGATAA
- a CDS encoding DUF2085 domain-containing protein produces the protein MNLTKYLCHRIPERSFFIKGHQFPVCARCTGFYTGLTVYLIWNHIYGHNYDLNTLIISIILMIPVAIDGLTQYFGPRESTNPLRFITGFVGGIGLIIFLKITIRWSLNVLLQMW, from the coding sequence ATGAATCTTACAAAATACCTATGCCATCGAATTCCAGAAAGAAGTTTCTTTATCAAAGGCCATCAATTTCCAGTATGCGCCAGATGTACAGGATTCTATACTGGTTTAACCGTTTATTTAATCTGGAACCATATTTATGGACACAACTATGATTTAAACACACTAATTATATCCATTATTCTTATGATACCTGTAGCTATCGACGGTTTAACACAATACTTCGGTCCAAGAGAAAGCACAAATCCATTAAGGTTTATTACAGGATTTGTAGGTGGAATCGGTTTAATAATATTTCTAAAAATAACAATAAGGTGGAGTCTTAATGTTTTGTTACAAATGTGGTGA
- the ilvN gene encoding acetolactate synthase small subunit produces the protein MDLDYHIISTLVEDKPGVLQKVAGLFNRRGFNIDSITVGQSEVDGLSRMVISVHADQKGLEQVTKQLNKLVDVVKIKDITKNSVKRELCLVKVNIPNAEARAEIMQYSNIFRAKIVDVTEETLLIEITGDKKKVNAFISLLKGYGIKKISRTGLTAMARGSIK, from the coding sequence ATGGATTTGGATTACCATATTATTTCTACATTAGTCGAAGATAAGCCAGGGGTTTTACAGAAAGTTGCTGGATTATTCAATAGGAGAGGTTTCAACATCGATAGTATTACTGTAGGACAATCAGAAGTAGATGGCCTATCTCGTATGGTTATTTCAGTACATGCCGATCAGAAAGGTTTGGAGCAAGTAACAAAGCAACTAAATAAATTAGTTGACGTAGTCAAGATTAAAGATATCACTAAAAATTCTGTTAAAAGGGAATTATGTCTTGTTAAAGTCAATATTCCTAATGCAGAAGCAAGAGCTGAAATAATGCAATATTCTAATATTTTCAGGGCAAAAATTGTTGATGTAACAGAAGAAACATTATTAATTGAGATTACTGGAGATAAAAAGAAGGTTAATGCATTTATATCTTTATTAAAAGGTTATGGAATTAAAAAGATCTCACGCACTGGACTAACAGCCATGGCAAGGGGGAGTATAAAATGA
- the cfbB gene encoding Ni-sirohydrochlorin a,c-diamide synthase, translating into MRIILAGTGSAVGKTTIATGIMKALSEKYNVQPFKVGPDYIDPSYHTLATGNTSRNLDSFFMQKGQVRDSFLKGMKGKDIAVIEGVRGLYEGIDSINDIGSTASVAKSLNAPVILIINSRSLVKSAAALVLGFKALDPEVNIAGVILNKVKNKAHYEKTKKSIEELTKTEVIGGINRDDNISIEQRHLGLVPAVERENSLKFIDIWSEVIKNSIDLDRLIEIAKSAPKITSDIVPIWNKLNKQPVKIGVAFDEVFNFYYKENIESLEANNAKIEYFSPLKDEELPDVDGLYIGGGYPELFSKQLSENEKMLKDIKQFHLENRAIFAECGGLMYLMNSIHDDAMVNVYPYKSILTDRVQALKYTIAEVTQDNIISKKGEKFHGHEFHYSKVIVDSSSIKHDLAFNILRGKGSYNNKDGFMEKNTLASYVHTHVAAMPNFGGNMAISSLELGE; encoded by the coding sequence ATGAGAATCATTTTAGCAGGAACTGGCAGTGCGGTTGGAAAAACAACAATTGCAACTGGAATAATGAAAGCACTAAGTGAAAAATATAATGTACAGCCATTTAAAGTAGGACCGGATTACATTGATCCTTCCTATCATACATTAGCCACTGGAAATACATCAAGAAACCTAGATTCCTTTTTTATGCAGAAAGGCCAAGTTAGAGATTCATTTCTTAAGGGCATGAAAGGCAAAGACATCGCTGTGATTGAAGGTGTCAGGGGCCTTTATGAGGGAATCGACTCAATCAATGACATTGGAAGTACCGCATCTGTAGCAAAATCTCTAAATGCTCCTGTTATTTTAATTATCAATTCTCGAAGTTTAGTAAAAAGTGCCGCCGCTCTTGTCTTGGGTTTTAAGGCCCTCGACCCAGAAGTAAATATTGCTGGCGTTATTTTAAATAAAGTTAAAAATAAGGCCCATTATGAAAAAACCAAGAAATCCATAGAAGAACTCACAAAAACTGAAGTTATTGGCGGAATAAATCGTGACGACAATATCTCAATAGAACAAAGACATTTAGGTCTAGTTCCAGCAGTTGAAAGGGAAAATTCCTTAAAATTTATTGATATTTGGTCTGAAGTTATAAAAAATTCAATCGATTTGGACAGATTAATCGAAATTGCAAAATCTGCACCTAAAATAACCTCAGATATCGTTCCAATCTGGAATAAATTAAATAAGCAACCTGTCAAAATCGGAGTGGCATTTGATGAAGTATTTAATTTTTATTATAAAGAGAATATTGAATCGCTAGAGGCAAACAATGCTAAAATAGAATATTTCTCACCTTTAAAAGATGAAGAGTTGCCCGATGTTGACGGATTATATATTGGCGGAGGATATCCTGAACTTTTCTCAAAGCAACTGTCAGAAAACGAGAAAATGCTTAAAGATATTAAGCAGTTCCACTTAGAAAATAGAGCCATCTTTGCCGAATGTGGCGGTTTAATGTATCTTATGAATTCCATCCATGACGATGCAATGGTTAATGTATATCCTTACAAATCAATTTTAACAGATAGGGTTCAGGCATTGAAATATACAATTGCAGAAGTTACACAGGACAATATAATCTCTAAAAAAGGCGAAAAATTCCACGGCCATGAATTCCATTACTCTAAAGTAATCGTTGATTCAAGCAGCATAAAACATGACCTGGCATTCAATATCCTAAGAGGCAAGGGATCCTACAACAACAAAGATGGATTTATGGAAAAGAACACACTTGCAAGCTATGTCCACACCCATGTAGCTGCAATGCCAAACTTTGGTGGAAATATGGCCATTTCATCTCTGGAACTTGGAGAATGA
- a CDS encoding threonine--tRNA ligase — MRILLIHSDYLNYNVKNKTPVAEEIEDAKKEGAFDDSLVVFTAVEKDDENNPEGIVENLVSEVKKANDQVKAENIVLYPYAHLSSSLSSPKVAVQILKAAEEALLAEELNVKRVPFGWYKAFEMSCKGHPLSELSRTITAEKQEAKAERKPSVWQILEGDKITQIEDFEFENRAFKQLVDYELGQGASDEGEPPHVKIMREKEICDYEPASDVGNLRWYPKGRLIRDLMADYVYNLTVDRGAMPVETPIFYDLDNEAIYQHAYKFGERQYRTDTKKNLMLRFACCFGAFRVMADSYLTWKNLPAKIYELSTYSFRFEKKGEVVGLKRLRAFTMPDCHSFCADVPSSLEEFSNQTDMCMQTGKDLDLDFEVIFRATQDFFDDNEEWMYEIARKFNKPILLEILPERHHYWVCKIDLANIDALGRPIENPTVQIDVESGKRFGITYLGEDGEQHNPTILHTSPTGSIERVLCAMLEKTALEINEKAPMLPTWLSPIQARIITVGDAHKEFAEDVYEKINASNIRVDVDDRDESVGKKIRNAAKEWIPYIFVVGDKEMETGKFQVTVRETGEKVDMTVDELIAEINGKCEGKPFRKLPLPKDISRRINFQ, encoded by the coding sequence ATGAGAATTTTACTAATTCATTCTGATTATTTAAATTATAATGTAAAGAATAAAACACCTGTAGCTGAAGAAATAGAGGATGCTAAAAAAGAAGGCGCCTTTGACGATTCTTTAGTTGTATTTACAGCTGTTGAAAAAGATGATGAAAATAATCCAGAAGGTATTGTTGAAAATTTAGTTAGTGAAGTTAAAAAAGCTAATGATCAAGTTAAAGCTGAAAATATTGTATTATATCCATATGCTCACTTATCTTCATCATTAAGCTCTCCAAAAGTAGCTGTACAAATTTTAAAAGCTGCCGAAGAAGCTTTGCTTGCTGAAGAGTTAAATGTTAAGAGAGTACCTTTTGGATGGTATAAGGCATTTGAGATGTCATGCAAAGGACACCCATTAAGTGAACTTTCAAGAACCATTACTGCTGAAAAGCAAGAAGCTAAAGCTGAAAGAAAACCTTCAGTCTGGCAAATTCTTGAAGGAGATAAAATCACACAAATTGAAGACTTTGAATTTGAAAATAGGGCTTTCAAACAACTTGTTGATTATGAGCTTGGACAGGGGGCATCTGATGAAGGCGAACCTCCTCATGTCAAGATAATGAGAGAAAAGGAAATTTGTGATTATGAACCGGCATCCGATGTTGGAAATCTCAGATGGTATCCTAAAGGACGTTTAATTCGTGACTTAATGGCAGATTATGTTTACAACTTAACTGTAGACCGTGGAGCCATGCCTGTTGAAACTCCAATCTTTTACGACTTGGATAATGAAGCAATTTATCAGCATGCATACAAGTTTGGAGAAAGACAATACAGGACAGACACCAAAAAGAATTTGATGCTTAGATTCGCATGCTGTTTTGGAGCATTCAGAGTAATGGCCGATTCTTACTTGACTTGGAAAAACTTGCCTGCTAAGATTTATGAATTATCCACATACAGTTTTAGATTCGAGAAAAAAGGTGAAGTTGTAGGTCTTAAAAGATTAAGAGCATTCACCATGCCTGATTGTCACTCTTTCTGTGCTGATGTTCCTTCTTCTTTAGAAGAATTCTCTAACCAAACTGACATGTGTATGCAAACCGGTAAGGATTTAGACTTGGACTTTGAAGTAATTTTCAGAGCCACTCAGGACTTCTTTGATGATAATGAAGAATGGATGTATGAAATTGCTCGTAAATTCAATAAGCCTATTCTTTTAGAAATTTTACCTGAAAGACACCATTATTGGGTATGCAAAATCGATTTAGCAAATATTGATGCTTTAGGTCGTCCAATTGAAAACCCAACTGTTCAGATTGATGTTGAAAGTGGTAAAAGATTTGGCATTACTTACCTAGGTGAAGACGGCGAGCAGCACAACCCAACAATTTTACATACTTCCCCAACTGGAAGTATTGAAAGGGTTTTATGTGCCATGCTTGAAAAAACTGCATTGGAAATTAATGAAAAAGCTCCAATGCTGCCGACTTGGTTAAGTCCTATTCAAGCAAGGATCATCACTGTTGGAGATGCTCATAAGGAATTTGCAGAAGACGTTTATGAAAAAATCAATGCTTCAAATATTCGTGTCGATGTGGATGATAGGGATGAAAGTGTCGGTAAAAAAATTAGAAATGCGGCTAAAGAATGGATTCCATACATTTTTGTCGTTGGAGACAAAGAAATGGAAACCGGCAAGTTCCAAGTGACTGTTCGTGAAACTGGCGAAAAGGTTGACATGACAGTTGATGAATTGATTGCAGAGATAAACGGAAAATGTGAAGGAAAACCTTTCAGAAAATTGCCTTTACCTAAGGATATTTCAAGAAGGATTAACTTCCAATAA
- the ilvC gene encoding ketol-acid reductoisomerase produces MKMYYDADVNTDALEGKTIAVIGYGSQGRAQSRNMADSGANVIVGVRENGSSWNLVQEDGMTVKTIEDAAKEADIIHILLPDEIQERVYNEQIAPYVESGNTISFSHGYNIHFELIKPDEDVNVVMFAPKGPGSMVRRTYEEGFGIPGLVAVKQDATGDAMQLALGMAKACGLTKAGVLETTFQEETETDLFGEQTVLCGGITELINAGFTTLVEAGYQPEIAYFETCHEVKLIVDLIYEKGFAGMWTDVSNTAEYGGLTRGNRIITQEAKDGMKAVLKEIQDGTFKKQWAEENATDGANLKEMRAAESQKDIEIVGERLRKACGLQEDD; encoded by the coding sequence ATGAAAATGTATTACGATGCAGATGTAAATACAGATGCTCTTGAAGGAAAAACCATTGCGGTAATTGGTTATGGTTCTCAAGGTAGAGCACAATCTAGAAACATGGCTGACAGTGGAGCTAATGTTATTGTTGGTGTAAGAGAAAACGGCAGCTCTTGGAACTTGGTTCAAGAAGATGGAATGACTGTAAAAACCATTGAAGATGCTGCAAAGGAAGCCGACATTATTCACATTTTACTTCCTGATGAGATTCAAGAAAGAGTATACAACGAACAAATTGCACCTTATGTTGAATCCGGAAATACTATCTCTTTCTCTCATGGTTATAACATTCACTTTGAATTAATTAAACCAGATGAAGATGTAAACGTTGTAATGTTTGCACCTAAAGGTCCTGGATCCATGGTAAGAAGAACCTATGAAGAAGGATTCGGTATTCCAGGTTTAGTTGCAGTAAAACAAGATGCAACAGGCGATGCAATGCAACTAGCATTAGGCATGGCAAAAGCTTGCGGACTAACAAAAGCCGGTGTTTTAGAAACTACTTTCCAAGAAGAAACTGAAACTGACTTATTCGGCGAACAAACAGTTTTATGCGGAGGTATCACTGAATTAATCAATGCTGGATTCACCACTTTAGTTGAAGCAGGATACCAACCGGAAATCGCTTACTTTGAAACCTGTCATGAAGTAAAACTCATTGTGGATTTAATCTATGAAAAAGGTTTCGCTGGAATGTGGACAGATGTAAGTAACACTGCTGAATATGGTGGTTTGACTAGAGGTAATAGAATCATTACTCAAGAAGCAAAAGACGGTATGAAAGCAGTTTTAAAAGAAATCCAAGATGGTACTTTCAAAAAACAATGGGCTGAAGAAAACGCTACTGATGGCGCTAATCTAAAAGAAATGAGAGCAGCCGAAAGTCAAAAAGACATCGAAATTGTTGGTGAAAGACTTAGAAAAGCTTGTGGATTACAAGAAGATGATTAA